In Streptomyces longhuiensis, the following proteins share a genomic window:
- a CDS encoding PH domain-containing protein, whose amino-acid sequence MKTPDSQPSVTEPVAAERAYRSPAGIAGGVLLLVMGAWLGFDALVNGDARTAWLAVAVLILVVPLVVAFTIRPAVYANEDRLRVRNPFRVITLPWASVADLRASYSSEVFTEGGDKYQLWAIPVSMRARKKANRRTGGRKDKSLNGAADFVPRKAAGDQSLDEIRELARDRADKPSAQGEPSIRWAYEIIAPAVVGAVLMAVLLLIG is encoded by the coding sequence ATGAAGACCCCGGACTCCCAGCCCTCCGTCACGGAACCCGTGGCGGCGGAGCGGGCCTACCGTTCTCCCGCCGGTATCGCAGGTGGCGTCCTGCTGCTCGTGATGGGGGCCTGGCTCGGTTTCGACGCCCTGGTCAACGGCGACGCTCGCACCGCCTGGCTGGCCGTCGCGGTGCTGATTCTCGTCGTGCCGCTCGTCGTCGCGTTCACGATCCGGCCCGCGGTGTACGCGAATGAGGACCGGCTGCGCGTCCGTAATCCGTTCCGTGTGATCACCCTGCCCTGGGCTTCCGTCGCCGATCTGCGCGCCAGCTACTCCAGCGAGGTGTTCACCGAGGGCGGGGACAAGTACCAGCTCTGGGCCATCCCGGTGTCCATGCGCGCCCGTAAGAAGGCCAACCGGCGCACGGGTGGGCGTAAGGACAAGAGCCTGAACGGGGCCGCCGATTTCGTGCCGCGCAAGGCCGCCGGAGATCAGTCGTTGGACGAGATCCGCGAGCTGGCCCGGGACCGTGCCGACAAGCCGTCCGCGCAGGGCGAGCCGTCGATCCGCTGGGCCTACGAGATCATTGCGCCCGCGGTTGTGGGAGCGGTGCTGATGGCCGTTCTGCTCTTGATCGGTTGA
- a CDS encoding phospho-sugar mutase, which yields MQDTELLARAEAWLAEDPDPETREELAKLIESADTKALAERFAGTLQFGTAGLRGELGAGPMRMNRSVVIRAAAGLAAYLKSKGEAGGLVVVGYDARHKSADFARDTAAVMTGAGLRAAVLPRPLPTPVLAFAIRHLGAVAGVEVTASHNPPRDNGYKVYLGDGSQIVPPADAEIAAEIAAIRALHDVPRPDSGWETLDEDVLEAYLARTDAVLAPDSPRTARTVYTAMHGVGKDTLLAAFARAGFPEPVLVTEQAEPDPDFPTVAFPNPEEPGAMDLSFAAARIANPDLIIANDPDADRCAVAVKENEDWRMLRGDEVGALLAAHLVARGARGVFAESIVSSSLLGRIAEKAGLPYEETLTGFKWIARVDGLRYGYEEALGYCVDPEGVRDKDGITAALLVTELASTLKEQGRTLLDALDDLAVAHGLHATDQLSVRVEDLAIITEAMAALRGTPPTELAGLRVAQAEDLTQGTATLPPTDGLRYTLDGEYRARVIVRPSGTEPKLKCYLEAVIPVEAHADLASARAEGTRVLNAIKRDLSTAAGI from the coding sequence TTGCAGGACACCGAACTGCTCGCCAGGGCCGAGGCCTGGCTGGCCGAGGACCCCGACCCGGAGACCCGCGAGGAGCTGGCGAAGCTCATCGAGAGCGCCGACACCAAGGCGCTCGCCGAGCGCTTCGCCGGCACGCTCCAGTTCGGCACCGCGGGTCTGCGCGGCGAGCTCGGCGCGGGACCCATGCGGATGAACCGCTCCGTGGTCATCCGTGCGGCGGCCGGCCTCGCCGCGTATCTCAAGAGCAAGGGCGAGGCGGGCGGGCTCGTCGTCGTCGGGTACGACGCGCGCCACAAGTCGGCGGACTTCGCGCGGGACACGGCGGCCGTCATGACGGGCGCCGGTCTGCGCGCCGCGGTGCTGCCGCGCCCGCTGCCCACCCCGGTCCTCGCCTTCGCCATACGGCACCTGGGCGCGGTCGCGGGCGTGGAGGTCACGGCCAGCCACAACCCGCCCCGCGACAACGGCTACAAGGTCTACCTCGGCGACGGCTCCCAGATCGTGCCGCCCGCGGACGCCGAGATCGCGGCCGAGATCGCAGCGATCCGCGCCCTCCACGACGTACCCCGCCCGGACTCCGGCTGGGAAACGCTCGACGAGGACGTTCTGGAGGCCTACCTGGCCCGCACGGACGCGGTCCTGGCCCCGGACTCCCCCCGCACGGCGCGCACGGTCTACACGGCGATGCACGGCGTCGGCAAGGACACCCTGCTCGCCGCGTTCGCACGAGCGGGCTTCCCCGAGCCCGTCCTCGTGACCGAGCAGGCGGAGCCGGACCCGGACTTCCCGACGGTGGCGTTCCCGAACCCGGAGGAACCGGGCGCGATGGACCTGTCCTTCGCGGCAGCCCGGATCGCGAACCCCGATCTGATCATCGCGAACGACCCGGACGCGGACCGCTGCGCAGTGGCCGTGAAAGAGAACGAAGACTGGCGAATGCTGCGAGGCGACGAGGTGGGCGCGCTGCTGGCGGCCCACCTGGTGGCGCGCGGAGCAAGGGGCGTTTTCGCGGAGTCGATCGTGTCGTCCTCGCTCCTGGGCCGGATCGCCGAAAAGGCCGGCCTCCCCTACGAGGAGACCCTGACGGGCTTCAAGTGGATCGCCCGGGTGGACGGCCTGCGCTACGGCTACGAGGAGGCGCTCGGCTACTGCGTGGACCCCGAGGGCGTACGGGACAAGGACGGCATCACGGCGGCGCTGCTGGTCACCGAGCTGGCGTCGACGCTCAAGGAACAGGGCCGCACCCTGCTGGACGCGCTGGACGACCTGGCGGTGGCCCACGGCCTGCACGCGACGGACCAGCTGTCGGTACGGGTGGAGGACCTCGCGATCATCACCGAGGCGATGGCCGCGCTCCGCGGGACACCGCCGACCGAACTGGCAGGACTCCGGGTGGCGCAGGCGGAGGACCTCACCCAGGGCACGGCCACGCTCCCGCCGACGGACGGCCTGCGCTACACGCTGGACGGCGAGTACCGAGCCCGGGTCATCGTCCGCCCGAGCGGCACGGAGCCCAAGCTCAAGTGCTACTTGGAGGCGGTGATCCCCGTGGAAGCACACGCGGACCTCGCCTCGGCCCGAGCGGAGGGCACGCGGGTACTGAACGCGATCAAGCGGGACCTGTCGACGGCGGCAGGCATCTAG
- a CDS encoding purine-nucleoside phosphorylase, producing MNASVTPDNIQGAAGFDPRVAADAAATRLRELTGADTHDVALVMGSGWAPAVDALGTPEAEFPVTELPGFPPPAVEGHGGKIRSYKIGDKRTLVFLGRTHYYEGRGVASVAHGVRTAVAAGCKTIVLTNGCGGLREGMRPGQPVLISDHLNLTATSPIVGANFVDLTDLYSPRLRALCKEIDPSLEEGVYAQFPGPHYETPAEIRMARTIGADLVGMSTVLEAIAAREAGAEVLGISLVTNLAAGMTGEPLNHEEVLQAGRDSATRMGELLGKVLGRI from the coding sequence GTGAACGCATCTGTTACTCCGGACAACATCCAGGGCGCCGCCGGATTCGATCCCCGGGTCGCCGCCGACGCCGCCGCCACGCGCCTGCGCGAGCTCACCGGCGCCGACACCCACGACGTCGCCCTCGTGATGGGCTCCGGCTGGGCACCGGCCGTGGACGCCCTCGGCACCCCCGAGGCCGAGTTCCCCGTCACCGAACTGCCCGGTTTCCCGCCGCCGGCCGTCGAGGGCCACGGCGGAAAGATCCGCTCGTACAAGATCGGTGACAAGCGCACCCTCGTCTTCCTCGGCCGCACGCACTACTACGAGGGCCGCGGTGTCGCGTCCGTCGCGCACGGCGTCCGTACCGCCGTCGCCGCGGGCTGCAAGACCATCGTCCTGACCAACGGCTGCGGCGGCCTGCGCGAGGGCATGCGCCCCGGTCAGCCGGTCCTGATCAGCGACCACCTGAACCTGACGGCGACGTCGCCGATCGTCGGCGCGAACTTCGTCGACCTCACCGACCTGTACTCCCCGCGCCTGCGCGCCCTGTGCAAGGAGATCGACCCCTCCCTCGAGGAGGGCGTCTACGCGCAGTTCCCCGGCCCGCACTACGAGACGCCGGCCGAGATCCGCATGGCCCGCACCATCGGCGCGGACCTCGTCGGCATGTCGACCGTCCTCGAGGCCATCGCGGCCCGCGAGGCGGGCGCCGAGGTGCTCGGCATCTCCCTCGTCACGAACCTGGCGGCGGGCATGACGGGCGAGCCCCTCAACCACGAAGAGGTGCTCCAGGCCGGCCGCGACTCCGCCACCCGCATGGGCGAGCTCCTGGGCAAGGTCCTGGGCCGCATCTGA
- a CDS encoding gamma-glutamylcyclotransferase, whose protein sequence is MSLYAAYAGNLDARLMTRRAPHSPMRATGWLSGWRLTFGGEHMGWEGALATLVEAPRSQVFVALYDIAPMDEDSMDRWEGVGLDIYRRMRVRVDTLEGEEPAWVYVLNGYEGGFPSARYLGELADAAESAGAPHDYVMELRKRPC, encoded by the coding sequence ATGTCGCTCTACGCCGCATACGCCGGCAATCTCGACGCGCGGCTGATGACGCGCCGCGCACCGCACTCGCCGATGCGCGCGACGGGCTGGCTCAGCGGCTGGCGGCTGACGTTCGGGGGCGAGCACATGGGCTGGGAAGGCGCGCTCGCGACCCTCGTCGAGGCGCCCCGCTCGCAGGTCTTCGTCGCGCTCTACGACATCGCGCCGATGGACGAGGACTCCATGGACCGCTGGGAGGGCGTGGGGCTGGACATCTACCGGCGCATGCGCGTGCGCGTGGACACGCTGGAGGGCGAGGAACCCGCCTGGGTGTACGTGCTCAACGGGTACGAGGGCGGCTTCCCCTCCGCCCGCTATCTCGGCGAGCTGGCGGACGCGGCGGAGTCGGCCGGAGCCCCGCACGACTACGTGATGGAACTGCGCAAGCGCCCCTGCTGA